The nucleotide sequence ACCGATTCGGGCTCGCCGGATCATCACCCGACCTTAACCATCGAGCGGCCCGAATTGCATGCGACGCTCGAGACCGTTACGCGTCGCACGGCGAGGTTTGGGTGGCCGGCGTGGTCGGACCTGTCATTGTCGACGGCGCCGTCCAACAAGACGTAGAAGCTTCGTACGGAGAACAAGTTCGCAGCCTGCTCTCAGGGGGCGTTGATCTCATTCTGATTGAGACAGCTGTCTCGATGGACCAGGTTAGAAACGCTCTGAGTGCCCTGCGAAGTCTGCCCGATGGAAAGGGGGTTCCCGCATGGGTCTCTATCAGTGCTGGAATGGCATCGCTTGCATTTGACCAGGTGGTCGAGGTGTGCCGTACCTATCAAGTCTCGCTTTTAGGGGTCAACTGCGGTTCAGGACCAGAGTCGTTTGGATCCGACCTCGCCTCATTGACACAATACTATGACGGTCCCCTGTATTGCTCGCCGTCGGCCGGCATTCCCGATTCGACCGGTGCGGCGGCCCGCTATCCGATCAATGCAGGGAAATTCGTTACCGAGTTTGCGGCGCTCCTGCAATCATATCGTATATTGGTCGCAGGTGGTTGCTGTGGCACCACTCCTGAGTATATTGCCGAAATGCAGACGTTGCAGAGCGGCGCGATCGGAAAACTACGACCTTGACTGGACATTTTGTGTGGCCGAATCGTTCTATAGTGATAAAAGGAAACCTCCCATGCCTCCGGTTGGCGATTTGACATGACCTGGCGAACAACAACAGTGATTCACTCCGTGCTGGCCGTTTTGGCGGCGCTGGCATTCGCTGCCGATTCAGCCGGCCAACCGACGGCCCGCACCGGCCCCGTACCGGGCAGATTCATCGTGAAACTCCAGCCCCGCGTCAACGCCGCCACGGTTGCGGCATCGCTTGACAACCAGACGCTTTTTCAACGAGTAGTCGCAGAGATGCCGCTCGCGGCCGTGCCGGCCGCCCCTGAAGTTGACCGGTACTATATTTATGCAAGCCCGGACAGCACCCTGCGCGCTATCGATGTCATCGCCGCCGTCGGCGCCGACCGGGTCGCCCATGTCGAGCCCGACTATTATCTTGAATTATTTGAATTCCCCGCCGACAGTCTCTTCTCCAATCAGTGGGGGCTGTACAACTATGGTCAGCCGTATCTCGGTATTGACCGACTTCCGGGGATTGGCGATGACACCCTCGCCGTGAAATCGGGGCTTGTCGGCAAGGACATTCACCTGGCTCCGTTTTATCTTTCACCGCCCGGTGATTCGAGCAGCATTATCGTGGGTGTGATCGATTCCGGGACCGACCTGCTCCATCCTGAGTTGAGTGGCCGATTGTGGCGCAATCCCGGCGAGATTCCGGGAAACGGACTTGATGACGATCACAACGGCTTGGTGGATGACACGCTCGGATATGACATGTCCGGCGATGAAGCAACGATCGTGGATATAGTCCCGGATAACGACCCAACGGACGAACACGGTCACGGCACACACATCGCGGGGATCATCGCCGCGAATAACGACGGTCGCGGCGTAGTGGGTATCGCACCGTGGGTCAAAATTCTCCCCGTCAAAATCCTCCCTAACGCGACCAGTGCCGTCGGGGCGGCAGCCATAATCTATGCCGTCAATGCCGGCGCTAAAGTTCTCAATCTCAGTTGGGGTTCCCCATACGAGTCGCTGCTGTTGGAGGAAGCCATTACGTACGCCCGCCTGAATGGTGTCATGGTCGTAGCGGCAGCGGGCAATTCCGGCAGGCGGGAATTCTACTACCCTGCGAACACACCGGGCTCGTTCACCGTGGGCGCAGGTAACTCCCGCGGCCTGGTAACTTACTTTTCTACCTACGGTGAGCACCTTGATCTAATCGCGCCGGGCGAAGACATTCTCTCGCTCAGGGCGGCAGGAACAGACATGTACGCCGAACAGGGCGAACCCGGTGTTCGCATCATCGGGTCGGACTCACGGTACTACCTGTCCGACGGTACATCGATGGCCGCTCCGGTCGTGGTCGGGGCCGCGGCCCTGCTCTGGTCG is from Candidatus Zixiibacteriota bacterium and encodes:
- a CDS encoding homocysteine S-methyltransferase family protein encodes the protein MDIYSSIANGPLPVLADGAMGSLLLNRIKRDDERWRGCYPCCEILNLTAPETVTSIHADYIRAGARLIRSNSFCGSPPMLDRFGLAGSSPDLNHRAARIACDARDRYASHGEVWVAGVVGPVIVDGAVQQDVEASYGEQVRSLLSGGVDLILIETAVSMDQVRNALSALRSLPDGKGVPAWVSISAGMASLAFDQVVEVCRTYQVSLLGVNCGSGPESFGSDLASLTQYYDGPLYCSPSAGIPDSTGAAARYPINAGKFVTEFAALLQSYRILVAGGCCGTTPEYIAEMQTLQSGAIGKLRP